One window of the Allosaccharopolyspora coralli genome contains the following:
- a CDS encoding PucR family transcriptional regulator translates to MRLRTLFDDPELGLRLLAGREELDREIRWVYTTDLRDPRRYLTGGELVLSGLMWRDGPEDSDAFVAALAEAGVAALVAGTARLGSTPRDLVNACRRRRVPLLELPVTVSFNSVSDRVILDVVAERSTPSRGRGPLVSAVADGADTGDLARLVASEWGTGCLIMSTMDRLVAEAGMTEELTAPARRMMIDAYLRASRAPVFVEPESESAMTVFGVGNADEARVADWFVAIPGAHEVDSAMVAELGTALALVRSRLDEGRRVAAQAVGTVLRLVTEGNGTQPEINAQLAALGHDTARPAWVVAAEVSDGPALTERMLAELAAALDLPAITGRTDDEVFAVLRAPDDPVAVLTELRRRVQALDPALGNATVSMGVSAAVPVNALRGAIEEARHARLLARHRLDRGARSTDSGSRSACVVDGSEIATHQLLLAAVPDTVQESFRRRLLRDLQDYDAEHQSDLINTLAVFLETACSWSRAASRLHVHVNTLRYRIKRVEEITGRDLGRFGDRVDLYLALELG, encoded by the coding sequence GTGCGGCTTCGCACCCTGTTCGACGACCCCGAGCTGGGTCTGCGGCTCTTGGCCGGGCGAGAGGAGCTCGACCGTGAGATCCGCTGGGTCTACACCACGGATCTGCGGGACCCACGGCGCTATCTGACCGGCGGTGAGCTGGTGCTGTCCGGTTTGATGTGGCGGGACGGGCCCGAGGATTCCGACGCGTTCGTCGCTGCACTCGCCGAGGCCGGGGTTGCGGCGCTGGTCGCCGGAACCGCGCGGCTCGGCAGTACGCCGCGTGATCTCGTGAACGCGTGTCGCCGGAGGCGGGTTCCGTTGCTGGAACTGCCGGTGACGGTCAGCTTCAACTCGGTCTCGGACCGGGTGATCCTCGACGTGGTGGCCGAGCGGTCCACCCCGAGCCGCGGACGCGGTCCGCTCGTGTCGGCGGTGGCCGACGGGGCCGACACCGGCGACCTCGCGCGTCTGGTGGCATCGGAATGGGGCACCGGATGCCTGATCATGTCCACGATGGACAGACTCGTCGCCGAGGCGGGGATGACAGAAGAGCTCACCGCCCCCGCCCGCCGGATGATGATCGATGCCTATTTACGTGCTTCCCGTGCGCCGGTGTTCGTGGAGCCGGAATCCGAGTCTGCGATGACGGTCTTCGGAGTCGGGAACGCGGACGAGGCCCGCGTCGCCGACTGGTTCGTCGCGATTCCGGGCGCCCACGAAGTCGACAGCGCGATGGTGGCCGAACTGGGCACGGCGCTGGCACTAGTGCGGTCCCGTCTCGACGAAGGGCGACGCGTGGCCGCACAAGCCGTCGGGACGGTCCTGCGCCTCGTCACGGAGGGAAACGGTACCCAGCCGGAGATCAACGCTCAATTGGCGGCGTTGGGCCACGACACGGCCCGTCCCGCATGGGTCGTGGCGGCCGAGGTGAGCGACGGCCCGGCGCTCACCGAGCGGATGCTGGCCGAACTCGCCGCCGCGCTCGACCTCCCGGCGATCACCGGGCGCACCGACGACGAGGTGTTCGCAGTGCTGCGCGCCCCGGACGACCCGGTCGCGGTGCTCACCGAGCTGCGCCGCCGCGTGCAGGCACTCGACCCCGCGCTGGGGAATGCCACGGTGAGTATGGGAGTGAGCGCCGCGGTCCCGGTGAACGCATTACGCGGCGCGATCGAGGAAGCACGGCACGCGCGGCTGCTGGCACGGCATCGGTTGGACCGTGGCGCGCGCTCGACGGACAGCGGTTCGCGGAGTGCGTGCGTCGTCGACGGTTCGGAGATCGCCACGCATCAGCTCCTGCTGGCGGCGGTCCCGGACACCGTGCAGGAGTCGTTCCGGAGGCGGCTGCTGCGGGACTTGCAGGACTACGACGCCGAACATCAGTCGGACCTGATCAACACGCTCGCGGTGTTCCTGGAGACGGCGTGTTCGTGGTCGCGTGCGGCCTCCCGGCTGCACGTGCACGTGAACACCCTGCGCTACCGGATCAAGCGGGTGGAGGAGATCACCGGGCGTGACCTCGGCCGGTTCGGCGACCGGGTCGACCTCTACCTCGCGCTCGAACTCGGATGA
- a CDS encoding FAD binding domain-containing protein, with amino-acid sequence MDFLRPTSWADALAAKAEHPDALVIAGGTDVMVELNFDQRRPPALLDLGGVVDLTGWDVHDGRIRLGAAVPYARVITELGDRLPGLAIASRTVGSPQIRNRGTVGGNLGSASPAGDAHPPLLACGADVEVCSVRGTRTVSISEFFTGVKRNALEPDELVAAVHLDAASGPQQFSKVGTRNAMVIAVCTFALALHPRERTVGTGLGSAAPTPRRATEAEQFLAEELADTGRWDVPTALPDSVNGKFGDLAAAAAAPIDDVRGSSDYRKHAIRVLARRTLGWTWNDYCAGRQQCA; translated from the coding sequence GTGGACTTCCTCCGGCCCACCAGCTGGGCAGACGCGCTCGCCGCGAAGGCCGAGCATCCCGACGCGCTCGTGATCGCAGGCGGCACCGACGTGATGGTCGAGCTCAACTTCGACCAGCGTCGACCGCCCGCTTTGCTCGATCTCGGCGGCGTGGTCGACCTGACGGGATGGGATGTCCACGACGGGCGGATCCGGCTGGGCGCCGCCGTCCCGTACGCCCGCGTCATCACCGAGCTCGGTGACCGGCTGCCCGGGCTGGCGATCGCGTCGCGCACCGTCGGTTCACCGCAGATCCGCAACCGAGGCACCGTCGGCGGCAACCTCGGCTCGGCTTCCCCCGCAGGCGACGCCCACCCTCCGCTGCTGGCCTGCGGAGCCGATGTGGAGGTGTGCTCGGTCCGGGGCACTCGGACCGTGTCGATCAGCGAGTTCTTCACCGGGGTCAAGCGCAATGCCCTCGAACCCGACGAACTGGTCGCTGCGGTCCACCTCGACGCCGCGTCGGGGCCACAACAGTTCTCCAAGGTCGGCACCCGCAACGCGATGGTGATCGCCGTGTGCACGTTCGCTCTCGCCCTGCATCCGCGGGAGCGGACCGTGGGAACCGGCCTCGGCTCGGCGGCGCCGACTCCGCGGAGAGCCACCGAGGCGGAGCAGTTCCTCGCCGAGGAGCTCGCCGACACCGGGCGCTGGGACGTGCCGACAGCGCTGCCGGACAGCGTGAACGGCAAGTTCGGCGATCTGGCCGCTGCCGCCGCCGCACCGATCGACGACGTGCGCGGCAGCTCCGACTATCGCAAGCACGCGATCCGGGTGCTGGCTCGCCGAACCCTCGGATGGACATGGAACGACTACTGCGCCGGGAGGCAGCAATGCGCGTGA
- a CDS encoding (2Fe-2S)-binding protein yields the protein MRVNVTVNGRSHQADDVWEGESLLYMLRERLGLPGSKNACEQGECGSCTVYLDGVPACACLVAAGQAEGRDVGTVEGLADGAQLDPVQEAFVETGAVQCGFCTPGLLVAAHDLLERDPRPSDTDVREALAGNLCRCTGYEKILDAVRLASDRRAERSQA from the coding sequence ATGCGCGTGAACGTCACCGTCAACGGACGCAGCCACCAGGCCGACGACGTGTGGGAGGGCGAGAGCCTGCTGTACATGTTGCGCGAACGCCTGGGTCTGCCGGGATCGAAGAACGCGTGTGAACAAGGCGAGTGCGGCTCCTGCACGGTCTACCTCGACGGCGTTCCCGCGTGTGCGTGTCTCGTCGCTGCAGGGCAAGCCGAAGGCCGCGACGTCGGGACCGTGGAAGGTCTCGCCGACGGCGCCCAGCTCGACCCCGTGCAGGAGGCGTTCGTCGAGACCGGTGCCGTCCAGTGTGGATTCTGCACGCCCGGGCTCCTCGTCGCGGCGCACGATCTGCTGGAACGCGACCCTCGACCGTCCGACACGGACGTGCGCGAAGCGCTGGCGGGCAACCTGTGTCGCTGTACCGGGTACGAGAAGATCCTCGACGCCGTCCGGCTCGCGTCCGATCGGCGTGCGGAGAGGTCGCAAGCATGA
- a CDS encoding 8-oxoguanine deaminase, with product MTATARVVLTGAAIATVDAAGTEYDEGHVIVEGDRVVAVAPGEPEFDPSARTVDASGCLITPGLVNTHHHLYQWLTRGRAQQSPLFDWLTELYPAWTALDEENTLAAATAGLAQLALSGCTTAADHHYVFPRHGGDVAGSVVAAADRVGTRLHLVRGSMDRGRAHGGLPPESLVEDTDEALAGTEAAIDRFHDPAPNAAVRVAVGPCSPFSVSDRLMRESASLARRRGVRLHTHLAETTEEHHRCLAEFARTPVEYADELGWLGPDVWLAHGVHLSPAAVARLAATGTGVAHCPSSNARLAAGTAPVRDLLAADASVGLGVDGAASNEHGGLGDEIRQAMLVARLRDGAQALTAREALWLATAGGARCLGRQHELGSVEVGKLADLAVWRVDGIGHAGIADPVAALAFGASPPLELLIQGGRTLVEAGELTTVPAGEVARDLAAASAAFAPTSATGTAPKEVLR from the coding sequence ATGACCGCGACGGCACGTGTCGTGCTCACCGGCGCCGCGATCGCCACCGTCGACGCGGCCGGTACCGAGTACGACGAAGGTCACGTCATCGTCGAAGGCGACCGCGTCGTCGCGGTCGCACCCGGCGAACCCGAGTTCGACCCGTCCGCGCGGACCGTCGACGCGAGCGGGTGTCTCATCACCCCGGGGCTGGTCAACACGCACCATCATCTGTACCAGTGGCTCACCCGCGGGCGGGCGCAGCAGTCACCGCTGTTCGACTGGCTCACCGAGCTGTACCCGGCGTGGACTGCGCTCGACGAGGAGAACACCCTGGCGGCCGCCACCGCCGGGCTGGCCCAGCTGGCACTGTCCGGGTGCACCACCGCCGCCGACCACCACTACGTCTTCCCCCGCCACGGCGGCGACGTCGCGGGGTCGGTCGTCGCCGCCGCGGACCGGGTGGGCACCCGGTTGCATCTGGTCCGTGGCTCGATGGACCGCGGGAGGGCGCACGGTGGACTCCCGCCCGAGTCCCTCGTCGAGGACACCGACGAGGCGCTGGCGGGCACCGAGGCGGCGATCGATCGGTTCCACGACCCCGCACCGAATGCCGCGGTGCGCGTGGCCGTCGGTCCGTGCTCGCCGTTCTCGGTGTCCGACCGGTTGATGCGCGAGAGCGCGTCGCTCGCCCGGCGTCGCGGCGTGCGTCTGCACACGCATCTCGCCGAAACGACCGAGGAGCATCACCGCTGCCTTGCCGAGTTCGCCCGCACCCCGGTCGAGTACGCCGACGAGCTCGGCTGGCTCGGCCCCGACGTGTGGCTGGCGCACGGTGTGCACCTCTCCCCTGCCGCCGTCGCTCGGCTTGCCGCGACCGGCACCGGCGTCGCGCACTGTCCCAGCTCCAACGCACGGCTCGCCGCCGGCACGGCCCCGGTCCGCGATCTGCTCGCCGCCGACGCGTCCGTGGGACTCGGAGTCGACGGCGCCGCCTCCAACGAACACGGTGGACTCGGCGACGAGATCCGGCAGGCGATGCTCGTCGCACGGCTGCGGGATGGCGCGCAGGCGCTCACCGCGCGCGAGGCGTTGTGGCTGGCCACGGCCGGCGGCGCGCGGTGCCTCGGCAGGCAGCACGAACTCGGTTCGGTGGAGGTCGGCAAGCTCGCCGATCTGGCGGTCTGGCGCGTCGACGGCATCGGCCACGCCGGAATCGCCGACCCCGTCGCGGCGCTGGCGTTCGGCGCGTCGCCGCCGCTCGAACTCCTCATACAAGGCGGGCGCACGCTGGTCGAGGCAGGCGAACTGACAACGGTTCCGGCCGGCGAGGTCGCTCGAGATCTCGCCGCCGCCAGCGCGGCGTTCGCCCCGACCAGCGCCACAGGCACAGCCCCCAAGGAGGTCCTTCGATGA
- the pucD gene encoding xanthine dehydrogenase subunit D yields MSTRTTPTRTPQDLDDTIAGEIGDSPRRPDGTLKVRGEYAYASDLWAENMLWGATLRSPHPHARIVSVNTAPALAHPGVYAVLTHEDVPGRNLFGLKTVDQPVLAEDVVRYRGEAVALVAADHPETARRALDLVEVEYEVLEPVLDPESAAHDDDVPLLHPDSGDDRNIVRYQPIVSGDPDATADVVVAETYTVGMQDQAFLGPEAGLAVPGDDGGVDLYLATQDLHSDLRQTAAALDLPQNKVRMTLSGVGGAFGGREDLSIQIHVCMLALRTGRPVKLVYDREESFFGHVHRHPATMYYEHGATHDGDLVYMRAKLYFDGGAYASKTPVVVGNGTSLGTGPYVIPNVRIEGWGLYTNNPPCGAMRGLGAVQPAFAYESQMDKLADALGMDPVEFRARNAVRRGSVLHTGQILDYPAPVAELLDRVRNLPMPTEDSLDSDVRSLPGGASNTTRRENVVRGVGYSVIIKNVSYAEGADDYSTARVRLEIVGGEPMAMVHTAAAEVGQGLLTVQQQIARSELGLEKVTLHPNDTSVGEAGSSSASRQTYVTGGAVRNACAAVQERVFARVVERFGPGLGELSLSGGKIVSTTDGVLVDLVDLLGSDSVDETREYHHRRTFPMDPTTGQSALVHVQHAFSAHRAVVDVDTELGLMKVVQLDCAQDVGKAINPEAVVGQIHGGSAQGLGLAVMEEIHVRDGSIRNPSFTDYLIPTMVDMPSMQVDVLEHADPHAPYGVRGVGEPPTISATPAIVAAIRAATGRRLTHVPVTPGHITGIA; encoded by the coding sequence ATGAGCACGCGCACCACACCCACCCGCACGCCGCAGGATCTCGACGACACGATCGCGGGTGAGATCGGCGACTCGCCACGCCGCCCGGACGGCACCCTCAAAGTGCGCGGTGAGTACGCCTACGCCTCGGACCTGTGGGCGGAGAACATGCTCTGGGGAGCGACCCTGCGCAGTCCCCATCCCCACGCTCGTATCGTGTCCGTGAACACGGCACCCGCGCTGGCCCACCCCGGGGTGTACGCGGTGCTCACCCACGAGGACGTCCCGGGGCGCAACCTGTTCGGACTCAAGACCGTGGACCAACCCGTCCTCGCCGAGGACGTCGTCCGATATCGCGGCGAGGCGGTGGCGCTGGTGGCCGCCGACCATCCCGAGACGGCACGGCGCGCGCTCGACCTCGTCGAGGTGGAGTACGAGGTTCTCGAGCCGGTGCTCGATCCCGAAAGCGCCGCACACGACGACGACGTGCCGCTGCTGCACCCCGATTCGGGCGACGACCGCAACATCGTGCGCTACCAGCCGATCGTCTCCGGCGACCCCGACGCGACCGCCGATGTCGTCGTCGCCGAGACCTACACCGTCGGGATGCAGGACCAGGCATTTCTCGGCCCGGAAGCGGGGCTGGCCGTGCCCGGCGACGACGGCGGGGTCGACCTCTACCTCGCCACGCAGGACCTGCACTCCGACCTCCGGCAGACCGCCGCGGCGTTGGATCTGCCGCAGAACAAGGTCCGGATGACGTTGTCGGGAGTCGGTGGCGCCTTCGGCGGCCGCGAGGACCTGTCCATCCAGATCCACGTCTGCATGCTCGCGTTGCGCACGGGCCGTCCGGTCAAACTCGTCTACGACCGCGAGGAATCGTTCTTCGGCCACGTGCACCGGCACCCGGCCACGATGTACTACGAGCACGGTGCGACCCACGACGGCGATCTCGTGTACATGCGCGCGAAACTGTACTTCGACGGCGGTGCCTACGCCTCGAAGACACCCGTCGTCGTCGGGAACGGTACGAGCCTCGGGACCGGCCCCTACGTGATTCCGAACGTGCGGATCGAAGGGTGGGGCCTGTACACGAACAACCCGCCGTGCGGCGCGATGCGCGGTCTCGGGGCCGTGCAACCGGCGTTCGCCTACGAGTCCCAGATGGACAAACTCGCCGACGCGCTCGGCATGGACCCGGTGGAATTCCGTGCCCGCAACGCAGTGCGGCGCGGCTCGGTTCTGCACACCGGACAGATCCTCGACTATCCGGCTCCGGTCGCCGAACTCCTGGACCGCGTGCGGAACTTGCCGATGCCGACCGAGGATTCGCTCGACTCCGATGTCCGCTCCCTGCCGGGGGGCGCGTCGAACACGACCCGGCGCGAGAACGTGGTGCGTGGTGTCGGGTACTCGGTCATCATCAAGAACGTCTCCTACGCCGAGGGCGCCGACGACTACTCGACTGCTCGGGTCCGCCTCGAGATCGTCGGCGGCGAACCGATGGCGATGGTGCACACCGCGGCCGCCGAGGTCGGGCAGGGACTGCTCACCGTCCAGCAGCAGATCGCACGCAGCGAGCTGGGACTGGAGAAAGTGACTCTGCACCCCAACGACACCAGCGTGGGCGAGGCCGGATCCAGTTCGGCCTCCCGTCAGACCTACGTCACCGGTGGGGCGGTGCGGAACGCGTGTGCGGCCGTGCAGGAGCGAGTGTTCGCCCGCGTCGTCGAGCGTTTCGGCCCGGGCCTCGGCGAACTGTCGCTCTCCGGCGGAAAAATCGTGTCCACTACGGACGGAGTTCTCGTCGATCTCGTGGACCTCCTCGGCTCCGACTCCGTGGACGAGACCCGGGAGTACCACCACCGCCGCACGTTCCCGATGGACCCGACCACGGGACAGAGCGCGCTCGTGCACGTCCAGCACGCGTTCTCCGCGCACCGGGCGGTCGTCGACGTCGACACCGAGCTCGGTCTCATGAAGGTCGTCCAGCTGGACTGCGCCCAGGACGTCGGCAAAGCGATCAACCCGGAGGCCGTCGTCGGGCAGATCCACGGCGGCTCCGCCCAGGGACTGGGACTCGCCGTGATGGAGGAGATCCACGTCCGGGACGGCTCGATCCGCAATCCGTCGTTCACCGACTACCTCATCCCCACCATGGTCGACATGCCCTCGATGCAGGTCGACGTCCTCGAACACGCCGACCCGCACGCGCCGTACGGCGTGCGCGGCGTCGGCGAACCGCCGACGATCTCGGCCACGCCGGCCATCGTCGCGGCCATTCGCGCCGCGACCGGCCGCCGCCTGACGCATGTTCCGGTCACGCCCGGCCACATCACCGGCATCGCGTGA
- a CDS encoding nucleoside deaminase, translating to MDRAIDLATTSVAGGGGPFGALVLRGGELVGTGNNQVTTLLDPTAHAEVTAMRHACRELDTFSLDGCVLVTSCEPCPMCLSSALWARMDRILFSASRDDAAYGGFDDRKFYDLFETKPRAVWPMQVEQVDVPHRTRPFEAWLAKDDRIDY from the coding sequence ATGGACCGAGCGATCGACCTGGCGACGACCAGCGTCGCCGGAGGTGGCGGGCCGTTCGGCGCCCTCGTCCTCCGCGGCGGGGAGCTCGTCGGTACCGGCAACAACCAGGTCACCACCCTGCTCGACCCGACCGCCCACGCCGAGGTGACCGCGATGCGGCACGCTTGCCGCGAGCTGGACACGTTCTCGCTCGACGGATGCGTCCTGGTCACCTCGTGCGAACCCTGCCCGATGTGCCTGTCCTCCGCGCTGTGGGCACGGATGGACCGCATCCTGTTCTCGGCGAGCCGGGACGACGCCGCGTACGGCGGGTTCGACGACCGGAAGTTCTACGACCTGTTCGAAACGAAACCTCGCGCCGTCTGGCCGATGCAGGTCGAGCAGGTCGACGTGCCGCACCGCACCCGGCCGTTCGAGGCGTGGCTCGCCAAAGACGACCGAATCGACTACTGA
- a CDS encoding NCS2 family permease, with translation MTHTDSTSRQPDHPDPTLPAASWVDRFFRITERGSSVARELRGGLTTFVAMAYIVILNPIILGSSSDVTGRVLTNAELTTATAFTAAFATVLMGLVGNAPLAMASGLGVNAIVAFTIAPVMTWQQAFGLVVLEGLCIIVLAVSGLRQKIIEAIPDALKIALTVGIGVYIALIGLVQAGFVSRVPDAAETTVPVQMGEQGHLQGAPIALFCATLLLMIVLMARQVRGAMLISIGVGTVGAVVMNSALGLSEDNWGLIQPTLPDSLIAAPDFGLFGQIDLVGGFAAAGGVTATVFLFTLVLSGFFDAMGTITSVANQAGLTRNGKVEGMGRILTVDGVAAAAGGVTGSSPNTVFLESAAGVGEGARTGLASVLCGGLFGVALLFTPIVSIVPTQAAAPALVVVGAMMMTQCRNLPWDDSDYVIPIFLTVTLIPFTYMITNGIGAGIVAFTVIKLAKGRARDLNWFVVVLAVVFGLYFGIEGIEALFAGQ, from the coding sequence ATGACTCACACCGACAGCACCAGCAGACAACCGGACCATCCGGATCCGACTCTCCCCGCGGCATCGTGGGTCGATCGGTTCTTCCGCATCACCGAGCGCGGGTCCAGCGTGGCCCGCGAGCTCCGGGGCGGGCTCACGACCTTCGTGGCCATGGCCTACATCGTGATCCTCAACCCGATCATCCTCGGCTCGTCATCGGACGTCACCGGCCGTGTGCTCACGAACGCCGAACTCACCACCGCCACCGCGTTCACGGCGGCCTTCGCGACCGTCCTCATGGGACTCGTGGGCAACGCGCCACTGGCGATGGCCTCCGGACTGGGGGTGAACGCGATCGTGGCGTTCACGATCGCTCCGGTGATGACCTGGCAACAGGCTTTCGGACTCGTCGTCCTGGAGGGCCTGTGCATCATCGTGCTCGCCGTCAGCGGACTGCGACAGAAGATCATCGAGGCGATTCCCGACGCCCTGAAGATCGCGCTCACCGTGGGCATCGGCGTCTACATCGCCTTGATCGGCCTGGTTCAGGCGGGCTTCGTCAGTCGCGTCCCGGACGCGGCGGAGACCACAGTTCCCGTTCAGATGGGCGAGCAGGGACATCTGCAGGGGGCACCCATCGCGCTGTTCTGCGCGACGCTGCTACTGATGATCGTGCTCATGGCCCGTCAGGTGCGCGGCGCCATGCTCATCAGCATCGGAGTCGGGACCGTGGGCGCCGTCGTGATGAACTCCGCGCTCGGGCTCTCCGAGGACAACTGGGGACTGATCCAGCCCACCCTGCCGGACAGTCTGATCGCCGCACCGGACTTCGGCCTGTTCGGGCAGATCGACCTCGTCGGCGGGTTCGCCGCGGCCGGCGGCGTCACCGCCACCGTGTTCCTGTTCACCCTCGTGCTGTCCGGGTTCTTCGACGCGATGGGGACGATCACCAGCGTCGCGAACCAGGCCGGGCTCACCCGCAACGGAAAGGTCGAGGGGATGGGCCGCATCCTGACCGTCGACGGCGTCGCCGCCGCAGCGGGCGGAGTGACCGGATCCTCACCGAACACGGTGTTCCTGGAATCGGCCGCCGGCGTCGGCGAGGGAGCGCGCACCGGTCTCGCGAGCGTGCTGTGCGGCGGGCTGTTCGGCGTGGCACTGTTGTTCACGCCGATCGTGTCTATCGTACCCACCCAGGCAGCCGCGCCCGCATTGGTCGTCGTCGGCGCCATGATGATGACCCAGTGCCGCAACCTGCCCTGGGACGACAGCGACTACGTCATTCCGATCTTCTTGACGGTCACGCTCATCCCGTTCACGTACATGATCACCAACGGCATCGGTGCGGGCATCGTCGCGTTCACCGTGATCAAACTCGCGAAAGGCCGGGCTCGCGACCTCAACTGGTTCGTCGTCGTGCTGGCGGTCGTGTTCGGCCTGTACTTCGGCATCGAGGGAATCGAAGCGCTGTTCGCGGGACAGTGA
- a CDS encoding XdhC family protein yields the protein MHDIAATLREWARDGHEYALATVVSTVGSAPRGVGSSMAVRGDSVVAGSLTGGCVEAAVHDTALDVLRTGTPRRERFGYSDGDGLAVGLTCGGEIDVFVQPVPVDDAAVGTVLTALSEQRPVALASVTDGGRVAPGRRYAVDAATREPDDDLTATIVSEAAGMLELGRSGVRTVCASEDAREIEMFVQTWARAPRMLVFGATDFARALSDLGTFLGYRVTVCDARKTFTSRARFPAADEVVVDWPHRYLAQAETDARTVVCVLTHEAKFDVPVLVEALRRDLGFVGAMGSRRTHRDRLRRLREAGVSEDEIARLRSPIGLDLGGRTPEETALSFAAEITARRRGGSGAPLTESHGALHHEAHGAQRGERHSRPTRRGERAVRSV from the coding sequence GTGCACGACATCGCAGCGACGCTCCGGGAGTGGGCGCGGGACGGACACGAGTACGCCTTGGCGACCGTCGTGTCCACTGTCGGCAGTGCTCCCCGCGGCGTGGGCAGCAGCATGGCCGTCCGCGGCGACAGTGTCGTCGCGGGAAGTCTTACCGGCGGATGCGTCGAGGCCGCCGTGCACGACACGGCGCTCGACGTACTCCGTACCGGCACACCTCGGCGGGAGCGGTTCGGTTACTCCGACGGGGACGGCCTCGCGGTCGGACTCACCTGCGGCGGCGAAATCGACGTGTTCGTCCAGCCGGTTCCGGTGGACGATGCCGCCGTGGGCACCGTTCTCACCGCGCTCAGTGAGCAACGCCCGGTCGCGTTGGCCAGCGTGACTGACGGAGGCCGAGTTGCTCCCGGCAGGCGCTACGCGGTCGATGCGGCGACCCGCGAACCCGACGACGACCTCACCGCCACGATCGTTTCCGAGGCGGCCGGAATGCTGGAACTCGGCCGCAGCGGCGTCCGTACCGTGTGTGCCTCCGAGGACGCCCGGGAGATCGAGATGTTCGTGCAGACGTGGGCGCGAGCGCCCCGGATGCTCGTCTTCGGCGCCACCGACTTCGCGCGCGCACTCAGCGATCTCGGCACGTTCCTCGGCTACCGGGTGACGGTGTGTGACGCACGGAAGACCTTCACCTCGCGGGCTCGATTCCCCGCAGCGGACGAGGTCGTCGTCGACTGGCCCCACCGCTACCTCGCACAGGCCGAGACGGACGCACGCACGGTCGTGTGCGTACTGACGCACGAAGCCAAGTTCGACGTGCCGGTGCTCGTCGAGGCATTGCGGCGCGACCTCGGATTCGTCGGTGCGATGGGTTCGCGCCGCACGCACCGGGATCGGCTGCGGCGGCTGCGGGAAGCGGGTGTCTCCGAGGACGAGATCGCACGGTTGCGCTCGCCGATCGGCCTCGATCTCGGCGGCAGAACACCGGAAGAGACCGCGCTGTCGTTCGCGGCCGAGATCACGGCTCGTCGTCGGGGCGGTAGCGGAGCGCCGCTGACGGAGTCCCACGGTGCGCTGCACCACGAAGCGCACGGTGCGCAGCGAGGCGAACGGCACTCTCGCCCCACGAGACGAGGCGAACGTGCCGTTCGCTCGGTGTAG
- a CDS encoding allophanate hydrolase-related protein: MALMFLSGGGMRGGKLHHRIEGAPFVGPARTAPRYRMYSVADQFPAVEYVGDGGVSVQGELYDLPLEMLRTQLMPAEPAELELGLIELADGASSLATVLRGNWSGAEGLTDISHVASWRAHLGLDS; the protein is encoded by the coding sequence GTGGCCTTGATGTTTCTCAGCGGTGGTGGGATGCGCGGCGGAAAGCTGCACCACCGGATCGAGGGTGCGCCCTTCGTCGGACCGGCCAGAACGGCACCGCGGTACCGGATGTACTCGGTGGCCGACCAGTTCCCGGCCGTGGAGTACGTCGGCGACGGCGGCGTGTCCGTGCAGGGGGAACTCTACGATCTGCCGCTGGAGATGCTGCGCACCCAGTTGATGCCCGCCGAGCCCGCGGAACTGGAGCTCGGTCTCATCGAGCTCGCCGACGGTGCTTCGTCGCTGGCGACCGTGCTGCGTGGGAACTGGTCCGGCGCCGAGGGGCTCACCGACATCTCGCACGTCGCATCGTGGCGCGCCCATCTCGGTCTCGACAGCTGA